One Desulfonatronovibrio hydrogenovorans DSM 9292 DNA segment encodes these proteins:
- a CDS encoding KH domain-containing protein: MLKDLIEYIAKSLVDNPDQVSVSEIEGEQTSVIELKVAKEDLGKVIGKQGRTARAMRTILGAASTKARKRAVLEIIE; encoded by the coding sequence ATGTTGAAGGATTTGATCGAATACATTGCCAAATCATTGGTTGACAACCCGGATCAAGTGTCGGTTTCTGAAATTGAAGGTGAACAGACTTCTGTAATTGAGCTTAAGGTCGCCAAGGAGGATCTTGGAAAGGTAATAGGCAAGCAGGGCCGGACAGCAAGAGCCATGCGGACAATTCTGGGCGCGGCCTCAACCAAGGCCAGGAAAAGAGCGGTCCTGGAAATCATCGAATAG
- the trmD gene encoding tRNA (guanosine(37)-N1)-methyltransferase TrmD, with protein sequence MHFHLISILPEFFQSPLSCGLLGKAVEKGIVRTSIIFPRDFAHDRHSTVDDRPYGGGPGMVMMVDPLFQALGTLPENCRKILLTPKGRPFDHETAMRLAREENIALICGRYEGIDARLEELVELEHLSAGDFVLNGGEAAALCIMESVSRFLPGFMGKLESTGEESFSRGLLEYPHYTRPEVYQGLRVPEVLLSGHHGRIARWKRERSLENTLHSRPGLLDNALLDQDDASFLRSLERARPARNLYLALVHSPVMNKTGEEATTSLTNLDIHDIGRVSETYGLGGYYICTPLEDQQQLAQRLISHWTSGPGGRANPDRAAALSNIQVCGFLEDAVALIEERSGQRPGIVATSARGTGDTTFGRVRRMLDSGPVLVVLGTGYGLSPGILEKADALLRPVCYLSRFNHLSVRSAASIMVDRIVGDY encoded by the coding sequence ATGCATTTTCATCTGATCAGCATTCTTCCGGAATTTTTCCAGTCACCATTGTCCTGCGGACTTCTGGGTAAGGCCGTTGAAAAGGGGATAGTCCGGACTTCCATTATCTTTCCCCGGGACTTTGCCCATGACCGGCACAGCACTGTTGACGACCGGCCCTATGGCGGGGGTCCGGGAATGGTGATGATGGTTGATCCTCTGTTTCAGGCTCTGGGCACATTGCCTGAAAACTGCAGAAAGATCCTGCTCACTCCCAAGGGAAGGCCCTTTGACCATGAAACCGCCATGAGGCTTGCCAGGGAAGAAAATATCGCCCTGATCTGCGGGAGATACGAAGGGATCGACGCCCGCCTGGAAGAGCTTGTAGAGCTGGAACACCTTTCTGCCGGGGATTTTGTTCTCAATGGAGGGGAGGCTGCAGCCCTGTGCATCATGGAGTCGGTTTCCAGGTTTCTGCCCGGTTTCATGGGTAAGCTGGAGTCGACTGGTGAGGAAAGTTTCTCCCGGGGTCTGCTTGAGTACCCCCACTACACCAGGCCGGAGGTCTATCAGGGTCTCAGAGTCCCGGAGGTTCTCCTGTCCGGTCATCACGGCCGGATTGCCAGATGGAAGAGGGAGCGCTCCCTGGAGAACACTTTGCACAGCAGGCCCGGCCTGCTGGATAATGCCCTGCTTGATCAGGATGACGCCTCCTTTCTCCGAAGCCTGGAAAGGGCTCGGCCGGCCCGGAATCTTTATCTGGCCCTTGTCCATTCCCCGGTCATGAATAAAACCGGCGAAGAGGCAACAACTTCTTTGACAAACCTGGATATTCACGATATAGGACGCGTTTCCGAAACGTACGGTCTGGGTGGTTATTATATATGTACTCCTCTGGAAGATCAGCAGCAGCTGGCCCAGAGGCTTATCAGCCACTGGACCTCAGGCCCCGGGGGCAGGGCCAATCCGGACCGGGCTGCAGCCCTGTCCAATATCCAGGTGTGCGGCTTTTTAGAGGACGCTGTTGCCCTGATTGAAGAAAGGTCTGGTCAAAGACCGGGCATTGTTGCCACCAGTGCCCGCGGAACAGGGGATACGACCTTTGGCCGGGTCCGCAGAATGCTGGATTCGGGACCGGTCCTGGTTGTGCTGGGTACCGGCTACGGCCTGAGCCCCGGAATACTGGAAAAAGCCGACGCACTGCTGAGGCCGGTGTGTTATCTGAGCCGCTTCAACCACCTGTCCGTCAGATCGGCAGCCTCGATCATGGTTGACCGTATTGTTGGAGATTACTAA
- the rimM gene encoding ribosome maturation factor RimM (Essential for efficient processing of 16S rRNA) has translation MASTKLIHCGRVLKPHGLKGELCILWFAGSPSFLPDLSRLYLSASGSRPKAFNIQSLRRHKGRVLVVLEGVSGRDLAEQWRGADVLVPRKNLQDSDQDGTYVFELLGSRVFLKQGVLLGTLDRIFDNKGSEVWRIVTRDEQEVLFPYNSQFVLEVDADSKKIVIDPPEGLLEIYGVDTQTLSRG, from the coding sequence ATGGCTTCCACCAAGCTTATCCATTGCGGCCGGGTTCTGAAGCCACACGGACTTAAAGGGGAGCTTTGCATATTATGGTTTGCAGGCTCCCCTTCGTTTTTGCCTGACCTGTCCAGGCTTTACCTGTCCGCGTCCGGATCAAGGCCCAAGGCGTTTAATATCCAGTCCCTGAGGCGCCATAAGGGTCGGGTCCTGGTCGTTCTGGAAGGCGTTTCCGGCCGTGATCTGGCTGAACAGTGGCGCGGGGCAGACGTCCTGGTGCCCCGTAAAAATCTTCAGGACTCGGACCAGGACGGAACTTATGTGTTTGAACTGCTGGGCAGCAGGGTCTTTCTGAAACAAGGTGTCCTGCTGGGTACTCTGGACCGGATTTTCGACAACAAGGGCTCTGAAGTCTGGAGGATCGTGACCAGGGACGAACAGGAGGTTCTTTTCCCCTACAACAGCCAGTTTGTCCTGGAGGTGGATGCGGACAGCAAGAAAATAGTGATTGATCCGCCTGAAGGACTTCTGGAGATTTACGGAGTTGATACTCAGACCCTTAGCCGGGGCTGA
- a CDS encoding pyridoxal phosphate-dependent aminotransferase yields MELLSKQVQGYLEKASWIRKMFEAGSELKQKFGAENVFDFSLGNPDLPPPPEIGSALRELADRADQPFALGYMPNAGLPEARKSLAGFLAAEQQVDIAPEDIVLTCGAAGGINAFFRAVLEPGDQVVCPAPYFVEYGFYAENFQGRLVPVKTRPLTFDLDLEALEGSVTARTRAVLINSPNNPSGRVYTQEEISGLARILEAKSREAGRPIFLISDEPYRFLTYDQAEVPSVLAAYRYSMVVSSFSKSLSMAGERVGYIAVNPGIPEKSELLNGLTLTNRILGFVNAPVIGQILMQKALQVTVDRGIYEKRRQAMAGVLSEAGLEFSMPGGGFYFFPKAPGGDDQAFVQNLFKENVLAVPGTGFGYPGYVRFAFCVPDQVITSAGPALKRASSQPVRDMKTPG; encoded by the coding sequence ATGGAATTACTTTCAAAACAGGTGCAAGGTTACCTGGAAAAGGCATCCTGGATAAGAAAAATGTTTGAGGCAGGCAGTGAACTCAAGCAGAAGTTCGGTGCGGAAAATGTGTTTGACTTCAGCCTGGGAAACCCTGACCTTCCTCCTCCCCCGGAGATCGGGTCTGCTTTGAGGGAGCTGGCTGACCGAGCTGATCAGCCTTTTGCCCTGGGCTACATGCCCAATGCCGGCCTGCCGGAAGCGCGCAAGTCTCTGGCCGGGTTTCTGGCAGCTGAACAGCAGGTGGATATTGCTCCTGAAGATATTGTTCTGACCTGCGGAGCAGCCGGCGGGATCAACGCATTTTTCCGGGCTGTGCTGGAACCCGGTGACCAGGTGGTTTGCCCGGCTCCCTATTTTGTTGAATACGGATTTTATGCTGAGAATTTTCAGGGCAGACTGGTCCCGGTCAAGACCAGGCCTCTGACTTTTGACCTGGACCTGGAAGCTCTGGAAGGGTCTGTAACGGCCAGGACCAGGGCAGTGCTCATAAATTCGCCCAACAACCCGTCAGGCCGGGTGTATACCCAGGAAGAGATTTCTGGTCTGGCCAGAATCCTGGAAGCCAAGAGCAGGGAGGCGGGCAGGCCCATTTTTCTGATCTCTGACGAGCCCTACCGGTTTCTGACTTATGACCAGGCAGAGGTACCTTCAGTCCTGGCTGCCTACCGGTACAGCATGGTGGTGAGTTCTTTTTCCAAGAGCCTGTCCATGGCCGGGGAAAGGGTGGGCTATATTGCAGTCAATCCCGGGATCCCGGAAAAATCAGAACTTTTAAACGGCCTGACCCTGACCAACCGTATCCTGGGGTTTGTCAATGCCCCGGTCATTGGCCAGATCCTCATGCAAAAGGCTCTGCAGGTCACAGTGGACAGGGGCATTTATGAAAAAAGAAGGCAGGCCATGGCCGGTGTTCTGTCAGAAGCAGGACTTGAGTTTTCCATGCCCGGAGGGGGGTTCTACTTTTTCCCCAAAGCCCCGGGCGGAGATGATCAGGCCTTTGTTCAGAACCTGTTCAAGGAAAACGTCCTGGCGGTGCCCGGGACCGGTTTTGGATATCCAGGCTATGTCAGATTCGCCTTTTGCGTACCAGACCAGGTGATCACCAGCGCCGGACCGGCCCTGAAAAGGGCGTCCAGTCAGCCGGTCCGGGACATGAAAACCCCTGGATAA
- the rdgC gene encoding recombination-associated protein RdgC: MGILSSSLSLTRYRVFQKIPDDFWAEIPDRLKKHKFKDIDQTADERSFGWTSFDDMLDTNWSLASPHKGHYLAFALRLDTRRIPPAVMKKHLRLALDQARMELESKGQKFVSRDQKKEIRENVQLKLFARILPIPAVFDVIWDTSAGTVYFGSTSPKARELFQDLFTNTFELHLEPRNPYFQAAAKTDPDRKKQLDEMEPAIFI, encoded by the coding sequence ATGGGAATACTCAGCTCGAGTCTGAGCCTGACCAGGTACAGGGTATTTCAGAAAATCCCGGATGATTTCTGGGCTGAAATCCCGGACCGCCTGAAAAAACATAAATTCAAGGACATTGACCAGACCGCTGACGAACGAAGCTTTGGCTGGACATCCTTTGACGATATGCTGGACACCAACTGGTCCCTGGCTTCACCCCATAAGGGCCACTATCTGGCCTTTGCCCTGCGCCTGGATACCAGGAGAATTCCTCCGGCAGTGATGAAAAAACATCTTCGACTGGCCCTTGATCAGGCCAGAATGGAGCTGGAATCCAAAGGTCAGAAGTTTGTTTCCCGGGACCAGAAAAAAGAGATCCGGGAAAATGTCCAGCTGAAGCTCTTTGCCCGGATTCTGCCCATCCCTGCGGTCTTTGATGTAATCTGGGACACTTCGGCCGGCACAGTCTATTTCGGCTCCACCAGCCCCAAGGCCAGGGAACTTTTCCAGGACCTGTTCACCAATACCTTTGAACTGCACCTGGAACCCCGGAACCCTTATTTTCAGGCAGCCGCCAAAACAGATCCGGACCGGAAAAAGCAGCTGGACGAGATGGAACCGGCCATCTTCATCTGA
- a CDS encoding DUF3536 domain-containing protein — MSSKLCIHGHFYQPPRFDPWLEEVLPEASAAPFSNWNQRISRECYTPLAFARRVDDNGFIFNMINCYEYISYNFGPTILAWMEEHSPETYARVIEGDKKGLARFGQGNAMAQVYHHVIMPLSTDQDRDIEIHWSILDFEHRYGRKPDGMWLAETAVCTDTLEALARAGIKYTVLAPRQADAVSGLDQENWISIEENGLDTTRPYLVRLPSGKEISLFFYDGSLSQAVAFEELLRDGRGFLDRILSRKDAPLLSLATDGESYGHHFKFGEMALAYVLEELHKDDSPMGLTNYASYLEQHPPEYQVRIREKTSWSCIHGVERWREDCGCKDGGHPHWNQRWRKPLRRALNLLKYYIDAHYRRAGREVFRDENLALRHYGSCLCNALDRDTFLDEHQKGKLTARDRTRALKLLEMQRMGLASFSSCAWFFDDIGRIEPLNGLGHALKGLDLLRDLGGPDVEGEFLEVLEEAYSNEEKVGDGRKLWSELVRPRRMTPGKMALTAAALREDDSISFPGLEFRLSEQKDELQLDYQWKSTLEQGRVSFKQPRSSKGYDYPEIDDGQGSIISMADLDKRLRDFILCRFEHRLERSLWELELELPGFIRDQLMCPFEQGQKAPLAGAGVQSAGTVFQYLLSGGRCADFEDFWSRVVRDNPFFRQIMEKRITDELDSLTTGSDPDWDRAGQLMHGSRNMGLFPDIFYLQNRLWEDGKGDVQKEILEKFYIRKAGEDE, encoded by the coding sequence ATGTCCTCCAAATTATGCATCCATGGCCATTTTTATCAGCCGCCAAGATTTGATCCCTGGCTGGAAGAAGTCCTGCCCGAAGCCAGTGCAGCCCCGTTTTCCAACTGGAACCAGAGGATAAGCAGAGAATGCTATACTCCCCTGGCCTTTGCCCGCCGGGTGGATGACAATGGTTTTATATTCAACATGATCAATTGTTACGAGTACATCAGCTATAATTTTGGCCCCACCATCCTGGCCTGGATGGAAGAGCACAGTCCTGAAACCTATGCCAGAGTCATTGAAGGGGATAAAAAAGGCCTGGCCCGTTTTGGACAGGGAAACGCCATGGCCCAGGTCTATCACCATGTGATCATGCCTCTGTCCACTGATCAGGACCGGGATATTGAAATCCACTGGTCCATCCTTGACTTTGAACATCGGTACGGACGAAAGCCTGACGGGATGTGGCTGGCTGAAACCGCGGTGTGCACCGATACCCTGGAGGCCCTGGCCAGGGCAGGGATAAAGTATACCGTACTTGCGCCCAGACAGGCAGATGCAGTTTCCGGTCTTGATCAGGAAAACTGGATCAGTATTGAGGAAAATGGCCTTGATACCACCAGGCCATACCTGGTCAGGCTGCCGTCTGGAAAGGAAATCAGTCTGTTTTTTTATGACGGCTCACTGTCCCAGGCTGTAGCCTTTGAAGAGCTGCTTCGAGACGGCAGGGGTTTTCTGGACAGGATCCTGAGCCGGAAAGATGCCCCCCTGCTGAGCCTGGCCACGGACGGGGAATCTTATGGTCATCATTTCAAATTTGGAGAAATGGCCCTGGCTTATGTCCTGGAAGAGCTGCACAAAGATGACAGCCCCATGGGTCTGACCAATTACGCCTCCTACCTGGAGCAGCATCCGCCTGAATACCAGGTACGGATCAGGGAAAAGACCTCCTGGAGCTGTATTCACGGGGTTGAGAGGTGGAGGGAAGACTGCGGGTGCAAGGATGGAGGTCATCCCCATTGGAACCAGAGATGGAGGAAGCCCCTGCGCCGGGCTTTGAATCTGCTTAAATACTATATTGACGCCCACTACCGGAGAGCCGGCAGGGAAGTCTTCAGGGATGAAAACCTGGCCCTCAGGCATTATGGCAGCTGTCTGTGTAACGCCCTGGACAGGGACACTTTCCTGGATGAGCACCAGAAGGGCAAACTCACGGCCAGAGACAGGACAAGGGCCCTGAAGCTCCTGGAAATGCAGCGTATGGGCCTGGCCAGCTTTTCCAGCTGTGCCTGGTTCTTTGATGATATTGGACGGATAGAGCCCCTGAATGGACTCGGCCATGCTCTGAAAGGGCTGGATCTTTTAAGAGATCTGGGTGGGCCGGATGTTGAAGGGGAGTTTCTGGAGGTCCTGGAGGAGGCCTACTCCAATGAGGAAAAGGTTGGTGACGGCAGAAAGCTCTGGTCTGAGCTGGTTCGGCCCAGGCGGATGACCCCTGGCAAAATGGCTCTGACTGCAGCTGCCCTGAGGGAAGACGACTCAATATCCTTTCCAGGCCTTGAGTTCAGGCTGTCTGAACAGAAGGACGAACTCCAGCTTGATTACCAGTGGAAAAGTACCCTGGAGCAGGGCCGGGTCAGCTTTAAACAGCCCAGAAGCAGCAAGGGGTATGACTACCCTGAAATTGATGACGGACAGGGCAGCATCATAAGCATGGCTGACCTGGATAAGAGGCTCAGGGATTTCATCCTGTGCAGGTTTGAGCACCGGCTGGAGAGGTCTTTATGGGAGCTGGAACTGGAGCTGCCGGGTTTTATCAGGGATCAGCTCATGTGTCCTTTTGAGCAGGGTCAAAAGGCCCCCCTGGCTGGTGCCGGAGTCCAGTCGGCCGGGACAGTGTTTCAGTATCTGCTGTCCGGAGGACGGTGTGCTGATTTTGAAGACTTCTGGAGCCGGGTGGTCAGGGACAATCCTTTTTTCAGACAGATCATGGAAAAAAGGATTACTGATGAACTGGACAGCCTGACCACCGGATCTGATCCAGACTGGGACAGGGCAGGTCAGCTGATGCACGGATCAAGAAACATGGGACTGTTTCCGGATATCTTTTATCTGCAGAACAGACTCTGGGAGGACGGTAAAGGGGATGTCCAGAAAGAGATCCTGGAAAAATTCTATATCAGAAAGGCCGGGGAAGATGAATAA
- the rpsP gene encoding 30S ribosomal protein S16, protein MALKIRLTRMGSKKKPFYRVVALNSETRRDGRALEYLGYYNPMKSPAEISIDLDKVKAWMDKGAKPTDTVRSLLKKAAS, encoded by the coding sequence ATGGCACTCAAAATCAGACTGACAAGAATGGGCTCCAAAAAGAAGCCCTTTTACCGCGTTGTTGCCTTGAACAGCGAAACCAGACGCGATGGACGGGCTCTGGAATACCTGGGATACTACAATCCCATGAAGAGCCCGGCAGAAATCAGCATTGATCTGGACAAGGTCAAGGCCTGGATGGACAAGGGGGCAAAGCCCACTGATACTGTCCGTTCACTGCTCAAAAAAGCCGCTTCCTGA
- the rplS gene encoding 50S ribosomal protein L19 yields the protein MNMLQKIEREQIRMDIPWFKAGDTVKVHVRIIEGEKERIQVFQGTVLRVKRGTTNSTFVVRKISDGIGVERVFPMNSPFIERIEVVSEGKVRQGRIFYLRKLRGKASRIKTKTNWDRPN from the coding sequence ATGAACATGCTGCAGAAGATCGAAAGAGAACAGATTAGAATGGATATTCCCTGGTTCAAGGCCGGGGACACTGTTAAAGTGCACGTCCGGATAATTGAGGGTGAAAAAGAAAGGATCCAGGTTTTCCAGGGTACAGTCCTCAGGGTGAAGCGTGGAACCACCAACTCCACCTTTGTGGTCAGGAAGATATCCGACGGCATTGGAGTGGAAAGGGTTTTTCCCATGAACTCCCCGTTTATCGAACGAATTGAAGTGGTCAGTGAAGGCAAGGTCAGACAGGGCCGGATTTTCTACCTGCGAAAGCTCAGGGGCAAGGCCAGCCGCATCAAGACCAAAACCAACTGGGATCGGCCCAATTAG
- the ffh gene encoding signal recognition particle protein — MFDSLSDRLNSVFKKLKGHGRLDEKNIQDGMREVRLALLEADVNYKVVKDFTERIRERALGQDVLKSLTPGQQVIKIVNDELVELLGGEQQGLNLKVKPPVVIMLVGLQGSGKTTSTAKLALHLRRLKYDPYLVPADVYRPAAIDQLTRLAQELEMPVHPSVSGDDPVDICSQAMDVARQKAYTAVILDTAGRLHVDDKLMNELVRIKEKCSPHEILFVADAMTGQDAVNVAQKFNELLDISGIILTKMEGDARGGAALSVKSVTHKPIKFIGTGEKLSDLEVFHPDRVASRILGMGDVLTLIEKAQSGIDEAEARDMEEKFKKAQFDLEDFRKQMRRLKKLGSIEGLLKMIPGMGKVKEKLKDVKVPEKEMVRLEAIINSMTPEERRSPKIFNASRKKRIAAGSGTTVQDVNQLLNNFEQMQRMMQKMVGGKGGGKQGAGMPGLPGMSGAVPAQARAKAKAKRKKLKRRKKKK, encoded by the coding sequence ATGTTTGACAGTTTATCCGACAGACTCAATTCAGTATTTAAGAAGCTCAAAGGCCACGGCCGGCTGGATGAAAAGAACATCCAGGACGGCATGCGGGAAGTCCGTCTGGCCCTGCTGGAAGCCGATGTAAACTACAAGGTTGTCAAGGACTTTACCGAGCGGATCAGGGAGCGGGCCCTGGGCCAGGACGTGCTCAAGAGCCTGACCCCCGGGCAGCAGGTCATCAAGATTGTCAACGATGAACTTGTGGAGCTTTTGGGCGGTGAGCAGCAGGGGCTCAATCTCAAGGTCAAGCCGCCGGTGGTCATCATGCTGGTGGGGCTTCAGGGGTCGGGTAAAACCACCTCCACAGCCAAGCTGGCCCTGCACCTGCGCCGCCTGAAATATGATCCCTATCTGGTCCCGGCCGATGTTTACCGTCCAGCCGCCATAGATCAGCTGACCAGACTGGCTCAGGAACTGGAAATGCCGGTTCATCCTTCAGTCTCAGGGGATGACCCGGTGGATATCTGCTCCCAGGCCATGGATGTGGCCAGGCAGAAGGCATATACAGCTGTTATTCTGGATACTGCCGGCCGGCTGCATGTTGATGACAAGCTCATGAACGAGCTGGTCCGGATAAAGGAAAAGTGCTCACCCCATGAGATCCTGTTCGTGGCTGACGCCATGACCGGGCAGGATGCAGTGAATGTAGCCCAGAAGTTCAACGAGCTTCTGGACATAAGCGGGATCATCCTGACCAAGATGGAAGGCGATGCCAGGGGCGGAGCAGCCTTGTCCGTCAAGTCAGTGACCCATAAGCCCATCAAGTTCATTGGAACAGGGGAAAAGCTCAGCGATCTGGAGGTGTTTCATCCGGACCGGGTGGCTTCCAGGATTCTGGGCATGGGAGATGTGCTGACCCTGATAGAAAAGGCCCAGTCCGGCATAGATGAGGCTGAGGCCAGGGACATGGAGGAAAAGTTTAAAAAGGCCCAGTTCGATCTGGAGGATTTTCGCAAGCAGATGCGGCGTCTGAAAAAACTGGGCTCCATTGAAGGTCTTTTGAAGATGATTCCAGGGATGGGCAAGGTCAAGGAGAAGCTCAAGGATGTCAAAGTCCCGGAAAAGGAGATGGTCCGGCTGGAGGCCATCATCAATTCCATGACCCCTGAGGAAAGGCGCAGCCCCAAGATATTCAACGCTTCCCGGAAAAAGCGGATAGCTGCAGGCAGTGGGACCACGGTTCAGGACGTGAATCAGCTCCTGAACAATTTTGAACAGATGCAGAGAATGATGCAGAAGATGGTCGGCGGTAAAGGGGGAGGCAAGCAGGGGGCCGGAATGCCCGGCCTTCCAGGAATGTCCGGTGCTGTTCCTGCCCAGGCCAGGGCCAAAGCCAAGGCCAAAAGGAAGAAGCTCAAGCGCAGGAAAAAGAAAAAATAA
- a CDS encoding ADP-ribosylglycohydrolase family protein has product MTDRFRGCLAGLAAGDAVGTAAESQPRGSFVPLTGMTGGGPYRLQPGQWTDDTSMALCLGISLVKKGGFHALDQMERYARWAKTGYLSSTGTCFGMGGTVRASLDRFTRTRDPFSGPKDPWTAGNGSIMRLAPIPIFYYPDLEKAGSMAEKSSRTTHGTRECLDACRLMARIIVRIFKGRSRQEAVLGDNRDFSGSPGMAAIAQGEYLDKTRDQIRGTAYVVDSLEAALWCFMRTGSFEQAILEAANLGDDADTTAAVCGQIAGAYYGLSGIPGTWIEKLTMGPEIIDLADALARG; this is encoded by the coding sequence ATGACCGACAGGTTCAGGGGGTGTCTGGCAGGTCTGGCAGCAGGAGATGCAGTGGGCACTGCTGCAGAGTCTCAGCCCAGGGGAAGCTTTGTCCCCTTGACCGGTATGACCGGTGGAGGGCCTTACAGGCTGCAGCCCGGCCAGTGGACCGATGATACTTCCATGGCCCTGTGTCTGGGGATCAGCCTGGTAAAGAAGGGCGGGTTCCACGCCCTGGACCAGATGGAAAGGTATGCAAGGTGGGCAAAGACCGGGTACTTGAGCAGTACCGGGACCTGTTTCGGCATGGGGGGGACGGTCCGGGCTTCCCTGGACAGGTTCACCAGGACCAGAGATCCCTTTTCCGGTCCAAAAGATCCCTGGACAGCCGGAAACGGCTCCATCATGCGCTTGGCTCCGATACCCATATTTTATTACCCTGACCTGGAAAAAGCCGGATCAATGGCTGAAAAGAGTTCCAGGACCACCCACGGCACCCGCGAGTGTCTTGATGCCTGCCGGCTTATGGCCCGGATAATTGTCCGGATCTTTAAGGGCAGGTCCCGACAGGAAGCGGTTCTGGGCGATAACAGGGACTTTTCCGGAAGCCCCGGCATGGCAGCTATTGCCCAAGGGGAGTATCTGGACAAAACCAGGGATCAGATCCGGGGTACTGCTTATGTGGTGGACAGTCTGGAAGCGGCATTGTGGTGTTTCATGCGGACCGGCTCATTTGAGCAGGCCATTCTGGAAGCGGCAAATCTGGGGGACGATGCCGACACCACGGCTGCTGTCTGCGGACAGATTGCCGGGGCATATTACGGCTTGTCCGGAATCCCTGGAACCTGGATTGAAAAGCTGACCATGGGCCCGGAGATAATTGACCTGGCCGATGCCCTGGCCAGGGGATGA
- the ahcY gene encoding adenosylhomocysteinase has protein sequence MFLELDPKLDHKVADMSLADWGLMEMQLSENEMPGLMALQEEYGQEKPLKGLKIMGSLHMTIQTAMLIQTLHKLGADLRWASCNIFSTQDHSAAAVVKAGLAKVFAWKGETLEEYWWCTEQALTWPDGTGPDLIVDDGGDATLMIHQGVKVEKDPSILDQKVENKEFQIVMERLRHSLKKDPGKWTRMAEKIRGVSEETTTGVHRLYQMEKKGELLFPAINVNDSVTKSKFDNLYGCRESLADGIKRATDVMVAGKVVVVCGYGDVGKGCAQSMRGFGARVIVTEIDPICALQAAMEGYEVTTMDQAVQVGDIFVTATGCCDVIRGEHMEKMKDEAIICNVGHFDSEIEMVYLENNPDCKRLVIKPQVDKWTLKSGRSVIVLAEGRLVNLGCATGHPSFVMSNSFTNQVLAQIDLARNDYDPRVRVLSKKLDEEVARLHLGRLGVKLEKLTPEQAEYLGISLEGPFKPDHYRY, from the coding sequence ATGTTTCTGGAACTTGATCCCAAACTGGACCACAAGGTCGCAGATATGTCCCTGGCTGACTGGGGCCTGATGGAGATGCAGCTTTCCGAGAACGAGATGCCCGGACTCATGGCCCTGCAGGAAGAGTATGGCCAGGAAAAGCCCCTGAAAGGTCTGAAGATCATGGGCAGCCTGCACATGACCATCCAGACGGCCATGCTGATCCAGACCCTGCATAAGCTTGGGGCGGACTTGCGCTGGGCCTCGTGCAATATATTCTCTACCCAGGACCATTCAGCTGCGGCTGTGGTCAAGGCAGGTCTGGCCAAGGTTTTTGCCTGGAAGGGCGAAACCCTGGAAGAGTACTGGTGGTGCACGGAACAGGCCCTGACCTGGCCTGATGGAACCGGCCCGGACCTGATTGTGGATGACGGCGGCGATGCCACCCTGATGATCCATCAGGGAGTCAAGGTTGAAAAGGACCCGTCCATTCTGGATCAGAAAGTGGAGAACAAAGAGTTTCAAATTGTCATGGAACGCCTGCGGCACAGCCTGAAAAAAGATCCCGGCAAATGGACCAGGATGGCTGAAAAGATCAGAGGGGTCTCGGAAGAGACAACCACAGGCGTGCACCGGCTTTACCAGATGGAGAAAAAAGGGGAGCTTCTTTTCCCGGCCATTAATGTCAACGATTCAGTTACCAAGTCCAAGTTCGATAACCTGTACGGATGCCGGGAATCCCTGGCTGACGGCATCAAGCGGGCCACTGATGTCATGGTGGCCGGCAAGGTGGTGGTAGTCTGCGGTTACGGAGATGTGGGCAAGGGCTGCGCCCAGTCCATGCGCGGATTCGGGGCCAGGGTCATTGTCACTGAGATCGACCCCATCTGCGCCCTGCAGGCCGCCATGGAAGGCTATGAAGTAACCACCATGGACCAGGCGGTCCAGGTCGGGGATATCTTTGTTACGGCCACAGGGTGCTGCGATGTGATCCGGGGCGAGCACATGGAGAAGATGAAGGATGAGGCCATCATCTGCAATGTCGGCCACTTTGATTCAGAGATAGAAATGGTCTACCTGGAGAACAATCCGGACTGCAAAAGGCTGGTCATCAAGCCCCAGGTGGACAAGTGGACCCTCAAGTCCGGCCGGTCAGTCATTGTCCTGGCCGAAGGCAGGCTGGTCAACCTGGGCTGCGCAACCGGACATCCCAGTTTTGTCATGAGCAACAGCTTCACCAACCAGGTTCTGGCCCAGATTGACCTGGCCAGAAACGATTACGATCCCAGGGTCAGGGTGCTGTCCAAAAAACTGGATGAGGAAGTGGCCAGACTGCACCTGGGCAGGCTGGGTGTTAAGCTGGAAAAGCTGACCCCGGAACAGGCCGAATATCTGGGTATTTCCCTGGAAGGACCGTTCAAGCCTGATCATTACCGGTATTAG